From the Mangifera indica cultivar Alphonso chromosome 10, CATAS_Mindica_2.1, whole genome shotgun sequence genome, one window contains:
- the LOC123228144 gene encoding B-box zinc finger protein 19-like isoform X2: protein MRTLCDVCESAAAILFCAADEAALCRSCDEKVHMCNKLASRHVRVGLANPSDVPRCDICENAPGFFYCEIDGSSLCLQCDMTVHVGGKRTHGRYLLLRQRVEFPGDKLGRLEELALQTIDPSKVRRDQIQPLKLMARESQQNHRASVAPMLDGDADGDGMVDNKLIDLNARPQRGQTSNNQGMDVLSGSNHESPGVVPVGSFKREPEK from the exons ATGCGGACGCTTTGCGACGTTTGTGAGAGCGCTGCTGCTATTCTTTTCTGTGCAGCTGACGAAGCCGCTCTTTGCCGGTCCTGTGACGAGAAG GTTCATATGTGCAACAAGCTGGCTAGTCGACACGTGAGAGTAGGGCTAGCGAACCCAAGTGATGTGCCACGCTGTGATATCTGTGAGAATGCGCCTG GTTTCTTTTATTGTGAGATAGACGGTAGTTCACTCTGCTTGCAATGCGATATGACTGTGCACGTGGGTGGTAAAAGAACCCACGGGAGATATCTTTTGTTAAGGCAGAGAGTTGAG TTTCCAGGGGATAAGCTAGGTCGTTTGGAGGAGCTAGCACTTCAAACCATTGATCCAAGTAAAGTAAGGAGGGACCAGATTCAACCACTTAAGCTCATGGCAAGAGAGAGCCAGCAAAATCATAGGGCTTCTGTTGCTCCAATGCTAGATGGTGATGCTGATGGTGATGGAATGGTggacaataaattaattgatcttAATGCCAGGCCCCAACGTGGGCAAACTTCAAATAATCAG GGGATGGATGTTCTTAGTGGCAGTAATCATGAGTCACCTGGGGTGGTTCCTGTTGGATCCTTCAAAAGAGAGCCTGAAAAATGA
- the LOC123228144 gene encoding B-box zinc finger protein 19-like isoform X1, which yields MRTLCDVCESAAAILFCAADEAALCRSCDEKVHMCNKLASRHVRVGLANPSDVPRCDICENAPGFFYCEIDGSSLCLQCDMTVHVGGKRTHGRYLLLRQRVEFPGDKLGRLEELALQTIDPSKVRRDQIQPLKLMARESQQNHRASVAPMLDGDADGDGMVDNKLIDLNARPQRGQTSNNQEQGMDVLSGSNHESPGVVPVGSFKREPEK from the exons ATGCGGACGCTTTGCGACGTTTGTGAGAGCGCTGCTGCTATTCTTTTCTGTGCAGCTGACGAAGCCGCTCTTTGCCGGTCCTGTGACGAGAAG GTTCATATGTGCAACAAGCTGGCTAGTCGACACGTGAGAGTAGGGCTAGCGAACCCAAGTGATGTGCCACGCTGTGATATCTGTGAGAATGCGCCTG GTTTCTTTTATTGTGAGATAGACGGTAGTTCACTCTGCTTGCAATGCGATATGACTGTGCACGTGGGTGGTAAAAGAACCCACGGGAGATATCTTTTGTTAAGGCAGAGAGTTGAG TTTCCAGGGGATAAGCTAGGTCGTTTGGAGGAGCTAGCACTTCAAACCATTGATCCAAGTAAAGTAAGGAGGGACCAGATTCAACCACTTAAGCTCATGGCAAGAGAGAGCCAGCAAAATCATAGGGCTTCTGTTGCTCCAATGCTAGATGGTGATGCTGATGGTGATGGAATGGTggacaataaattaattgatcttAATGCCAGGCCCCAACGTGGGCAAACTTCAAATAATCAG GAACAGGGGATGGATGTTCTTAGTGGCAGTAATCATGAGTCACCTGGGGTGGTTCCTGTTGGATCCTTCAAAAGAGAGCCTGAAAAATGA
- the LOC123228144 gene encoding B-box zinc finger protein 19-like isoform X3, translating into MRTLCDVCESAAAILFCAADEAALCRSCDEKVHMCNKLASRHVRVGLANPSDVPRCDICFFYCEIDGSSLCLQCDMTVHVGGKRTHGRYLLLRQRVEFPGDKLGRLEELALQTIDPSKVRRDQIQPLKLMARESQQNHRASVAPMLDGDADGDGMVDNKLIDLNARPQRGQTSNNQEQGMDVLSGSNHESPGVVPVGSFKREPEK; encoded by the exons ATGCGGACGCTTTGCGACGTTTGTGAGAGCGCTGCTGCTATTCTTTTCTGTGCAGCTGACGAAGCCGCTCTTTGCCGGTCCTGTGACGAGAAG GTTCATATGTGCAACAAGCTGGCTAGTCGACACGTGAGAGTAGGGCTAGCGAACCCAAGTGATGTGCCACGCTGTGATATCT GTTTCTTTTATTGTGAGATAGACGGTAGTTCACTCTGCTTGCAATGCGATATGACTGTGCACGTGGGTGGTAAAAGAACCCACGGGAGATATCTTTTGTTAAGGCAGAGAGTTGAG TTTCCAGGGGATAAGCTAGGTCGTTTGGAGGAGCTAGCACTTCAAACCATTGATCCAAGTAAAGTAAGGAGGGACCAGATTCAACCACTTAAGCTCATGGCAAGAGAGAGCCAGCAAAATCATAGGGCTTCTGTTGCTCCAATGCTAGATGGTGATGCTGATGGTGATGGAATGGTggacaataaattaattgatcttAATGCCAGGCCCCAACGTGGGCAAACTTCAAATAATCAG GAACAGGGGATGGATGTTCTTAGTGGCAGTAATCATGAGTCACCTGGGGTGGTTCCTGTTGGATCCTTCAAAAGAGAGCCTGAAAAATGA